The DNA sequence AGACAGTTATTACGGGCGCAACTACTTATGGAGCGTGATGTCGATTATATTGTCCGTGAAGATCAGATTGTGATTATCGATGAGCACACAGGGCGTCCTCAGCCTGGACGACGCTTTTCTGAAGGACTACATCAAGCTATTGAAGCAAAAGAACACGTTACTATCCGTAAGGAGTCTCAGACTCTTGCTACTGTTACTCTACAAAATTTCTTCCGTCTCTATGAGAAACTTGCTGGCATGACCGGAACAGCAATTACAGAGTCTCGAGAGTTTAAGGAAATTTATAATTTATACGTATTACAAGTTCCCACATTTAAGCCTTGTTTACGTATAGATCACAATGATGAATTTTATATGACAGAGCGTGAAAAGTATCATGCTATTGTTAATGAGATTGTTAGTGTCCATCAGAAAGGCAATCCTATTCTTGTAGGGACAGAATCAGTAGAAGTTTCTGAGAAACTTTCTCGGATTTTACGCCAGAACCGCATAGAGCATACTGTATTAAATGCTAAGAATCACGCTCAAGAAGCGGAAATTATAGCAGGAGCTGGTAAATTAGGGGCTGTGACCGTAGCTACAAATATGGCAGGTCGAGGAACAGACATTAAACTCGATAATGAATCTGTGATTGTCGGTGGTCTACATGTGATTGGCACCACACGTCATCAATCTCGTCGTATTGACAGACAATTACGAGGACGTTGCGCTCGTTTAGGAGACCCTGGAGCTGCAAAATTCTTTTTATCTTTTGAAGATCGTCTCATGCGACTTTTTGCTTCTCCTAAATTGAATGCTTTAATTCGTCATTTCCGTCCTCCTGAAGGAGAGGCCATGTCGGATCCTATGTTTAATAAACTCATAGAAACAGCACAAAAACGTGTAGAAGGAAGAAATTATACGATTCGTAAGCATACCCTAGAGTATGATGATGTAATGAATAAGCAAAGACAGGCGATTTATGCTTTTCGTTATGACGTCTTACATGCTGACAATGTCTTTGATTTGGCTAAAGAGATTTTGTGCCATGTTTCTCTTATAGTTGCATCATTAATTATCAGTGATCGTCAGCTTCAAGGATGGACTTCTCCAAATCTTAAAGAATGGATGAACTATTCTTTCCCTATTGCTTTGGATATACAAGAGCTGAGGAAACTTAAAGATATAGACTCTATTGCTGAAAAGCTTGCAGTCGACCTTATTGACGAGTTCCAAGCACGTTTTGAACATATGATTAAAGAATTGAAGAATACTGCAGGCGAAGAAATAGATGCACTGAGTATTTGTGGAGATGTAGTTCGTTCTGTGATGATTATGCACATTGATGAGCAGTGGCGTATTCATCTTGTCGATATGGACTTACTGCGTAGTGAAGTTGGCTTACGTACTGTAGGGCAGAAAGATCCCTTGTTAGAATTTAAACACGAGTCCTTCCTATTATTTGAGAGTTTAATTCGCGATATTCGCATTATGATCGCGCGTCATCTTTTCCGTCTTGAACTGACTGTAGAACCAGATAACCGGTTAGAAAATGTTATTCCTACAGTAGCGACATCTTTCCAAAGTAATGTTAATTATGGTCCTTTAGAGCTAACCATAGTTACAGATTCTGAAGATCAAGATTAGGAAACCTAGAGGGATAGCTTCCCTCTAGATACTATTTATTTTATGGATTAGTTTCGTTGCTTTACTCTTAAATAAATTGTGTCCACTCTGACCACGTTTCGTCGTTATAGTAACGGATCCAGAATTGTCTGCGATTGTGAGCAATCAAAAACTGGACATAGTGATCTGTTGTATGACTTGCTATAGAGAGAAGAATATGATTATGGTTTTCTGTATTGAGCAAGAACTCTGCTGGAGCATTGAGCAACGTATTTACATTTGTAGTAAGCAGAGATTGTGTTCCTAGAAGATTATCACAGTCATAAGAATGTTCTGAAATTGTAGTTAGGGGAATATTAGACCAAGGTTTCCAGGCATTTTTGATATAATATCTTGTATAGGCGTAATTATCATCGTTTAAGTAGAATTGGTGTATAGTGTCTTTGAAAACCGATTCACCAAGAACAATAAGAAGATCGCCTTGGTCTGCGTTTTCTTCGACATAGACTCCAGTTTCTTGATATTTATCTAAGGAAATCGCTTCTTCAGAGTTACAGAGTAAATTTTCAAAAATTTGATCTTGATGTGGATCCGGTGTATCGTATTGGTCATAGTTCATGACTTTAAATCTCCGAGAAATAATTAATTTGCATTTTATTTTATTCTAATATGATTCGAATCATTTTTTAACAAATTAATTCTTTCTTTTCGGTTTTTCTTTAAATTCTAAATCAAACGGTATTCCATATAAATTAAATGAAGATTTTAATGTGTTTTTTAAGTAATACTCGTAATGTTTGGTTAATAGTGATTTTGCATTTATAAATAATAGAAATTGGAGAGGAGTTGTAGTTTTTTGAATCGCATAATAAATTCTCAGTCTTCGCCCTTGAATCACTTGAGGGTGATTCCGATGCAATGCAGAAGCAAGAGTTTTATTTACGAGCGGTGTAGGAACTTTATTTGATACAATGTGATGTAGCTCATCAATGGTAGAAAAGATATTTTTAAGATTGCGTTTAGTAGTGGCAGAAATACAAAGGATCTTAGCTTGTCCTAAATAGGGATCAGTGGATCGTAGATCTTTGCAGTAGTGTTCCATCCGTACACCATCCAGCAAGTCCCATTTGTTGACTAATATGATATGCGGTTTTTTTCGTTTTGCAATCAAAGAAAGGATTCGTTTTTCATAAGAAGAAAGTTTTTGTGTTGCATCAATAACAAGAAGACAAATATCAGCACGAGAAATAGCTTTCTCAGTTCGAGATGAAGAAATCCACTCTATGGAATTCTTGACACTCTTCATTTTCCTCAAACCAGCGGTATCAATAAAAAGGTATTGACGATCCTTATGAGCATACAGAATGTCGATATTATCACGTGTAGTTCCAGGAGTGTTATCAGTAATGCAGCGTTCTTCATTGAGGAGACTATTGATAATAGAAGATTTTCCTACATTAGGACGGCCAATTAGGGCGATCTTGAGAGTCTTATGATGATGATGTTGAGGAGCTTGAGCAGTTATTGGCTCTTCAAGAGAAAAACCCTCAGTAAATACTTCGGAAAAGTCAGAAAATTCGGTTTCTTGATCATTAATCATAGGGTTTATATCGTCTTCTGCTTGTTCGTCAGGAGATGTTTCTGGTAAATTGGGTGCTACTGACTTAATTTTTTCAAGCAGTATATCGATATGTTTATCATGAGCTGTTGATGTGGTTACAATAGAAGGAATTCCCAATTTATAGATCTCATGAATTTGTAGTTCATCCTCGCGGCTATCTGCTTTGTTTGCTACTAAGATCAAAGGTTTTTTTAAGGGAAGAAGCAGGTGTGCTAGGCGGGCATCTTCTTCTGTTATGCCGCAGCGAATGTCAATCACCAGTAATAGGATATCGGCTTCCTGAGCACCAGCCAAGGCTTGCTTATAGATATGCTTTTGAAAATAATCTTCGGAGTTTTGATCGACACCTCCCGTGTCGATTATCTGAGCAGGGACGCCAAGAGTATGCATCTCTCCGTATAGACGGTCCCGAGTCGTTCCTTCTTGAGAATTTACAATTGCTAAGGAACGCTTACATAGCCGATTGAAAAGAGATGACTTCCCTACATTGGGTCTTCCTAGGATGGCTATTCGTAGCATAACAGTCTCTGGTTGTTTCTGAGTAATTACACAGAAAATAATAGGAGTTAAAAAATTAAACCTAAAGAGATAAATGTATTTGGGTTGTAAAGGAAAGACTTTGTTTAAATTAACTTATTTCCAAAATCCTTTTTCTTGTAGAAGTAACAAAATTTTTTCTTTGTCGAGACATTCATTTTCTATAGATAGAGTCTCTGCTTCTTTGAGTAGGTCACCGAGGAGTCTTCCGGGGGCAATGCCCTTGGCAATCAAATCAGGAGCGGAAACGACAGGAGATGATGTTTTTATTCTTAGTATAAACTGTTCTAATCGGGCTTCAAGTTCTTGTACTCGAGAGATAAAGTGCTGCTGCCTACAAGGATCTTTTTGTAAAGCTGAGAAGAGTTCAAGAAATAGAGGAGCTGTTG is a window from the Chlamydia serpentis genome containing:
- the secA gene encoding preprotein translocase subunit SecA, coding for MLAFLKRFFGSSQERTLKKFQKLVDKVNIYDEMLTPLSDDELRNKTTELKQRYRDGESLDALLPEAYGVVKNVCRRLAGTPVEVSGYHQRWDMVPYDVQILGAIAMHKGFITEMQTGEGKTLTAVMPLYLNALTGKPVHLVTVNDYLAQRDCEWVGSVLRWLGLTTGVLVSGTLLEKRKQIYQCDVVYGTASEFGFDYLRDNSIATRIEEQVGRGFYFAIIDEVDSILIDEARTPLIISGPGEKHNPVYFELKEKVANLVYLQKELCSRIALEARRGLDSFLNADILPKDKKVLEAISEFCRSLWLVSKGMPLNRVLRRVREHPDLRAMIDKWDVYYHAEQNKEEGLARLAELYIIVDEHNNDFELTDKGMQQWVEYADGSTEDFIMMDMGHEYALIESDETLSPNEKINKKIAVSEEDALRKSRAHGLRQLLRAQLLMERDVDYIVREDQIVIIDEHTGRPQPGRRFSEGLHQAIEAKEHVTIRKESQTLATVTLQNFFRLYEKLAGMTGTAITESREFKEIYNLYVLQVPTFKPCLRIDHNDEFYMTEREKYHAIVNEIVSVHQKGNPILVGTESVEVSEKLSRILRQNRIEHTVLNAKNHAQEAEIIAGAGKLGAVTVATNMAGRGTDIKLDNESVIVGGLHVIGTTRHQSRRIDRQLRGRCARLGDPGAAKFFLSFEDRLMRLFASPKLNALIRHFRPPEGEAMSDPMFNKLIETAQKRVEGRNYTIRKHTLEYDDVMNKQRQAIYAFRYDVLHADNVFDLAKEILCHVSLIVASLIISDRQLQGWTSPNLKEWMNYSFPIALDIQELRKLKDIDSIAEKLAVDLIDEFQARFEHMIKELKNTAGEEIDALSICGDVVRSVMIMHIDEQWRIHLVDMDLLRSEVGLRTVGQKDPLLEFKHESFLLFESLIRDIRIMIARHLFRLELTVEPDNRLENVIPTVATSFQSNVNYGPLELTIVTDSEDQD
- a CDS encoding pyocin knob domain-containing protein, with amino-acid sequence MNYDQYDTPDPHQDQIFENLLCNSEEAISLDKYQETGVYVEENADQGDLLIVLGESVFKDTIHQFYLNDDNYAYTRYYIKNAWKPWSNIPLTTISEHSYDCDNLLGTQSLLTTNVNTLLNAPAEFLLNTENHNHILLSIASHTTDHYVQFLIAHNRRQFWIRYYNDETWSEWTQFI
- the der gene encoding ribosome biogenesis GTPase Der, encoding MLRIAILGRPNVGKSSLFNRLCKRSLAIVNSQEGTTRDRLYGEMHTLGVPAQIIDTGGVDQNSEDYFQKHIYKQALAGAQEADILLLVIDIRCGITEEDARLAHLLLPLKKPLILVANKADSREDELQIHEIYKLGIPSIVTTSTAHDKHIDILLEKIKSVAPNLPETSPDEQAEDDINPMINDQETEFSDFSEVFTEGFSLEEPITAQAPQHHHHKTLKIALIGRPNVGKSSIINSLLNEERCITDNTPGTTRDNIDILYAHKDRQYLFIDTAGLRKMKSVKNSIEWISSSRTEKAISRADICLLVIDATQKLSSYEKRILSLIAKRKKPHIILVNKWDLLDGVRMEHYCKDLRSTDPYLGQAKILCISATTKRNLKNIFSTIDELHHIVSNKVPTPLVNKTLASALHRNHPQVIQGRRLRIYYAIQKTTTPLQFLLFINAKSLLTKHYEYYLKNTLKSSFNLYGIPFDLEFKEKPKRKN